A window of Ranitomeya variabilis isolate aRanVar5 chromosome 2, aRanVar5.hap1, whole genome shotgun sequence contains these coding sequences:
- the LOC143807758 gene encoding troponin C, slow skeletal and cardiac muscles-like produces MDDIYKAAVEQLTEEQKNEFRAAFDIFVQDAEDGCISTKELGKVMRMLGQSPTPEELQEMIDEVDEDGSGTVDFDEFLVMMVRCMKDDSKGKSEEELGDLFRMFDKNADGYIDLEELKTMLEATGETITEDDIEELMRDGDKNNDDRIDYDEFLEFMKGVE; encoded by the exons ATGGATGATATTTACAAGGCAGCG GTCGAGCAGCTAACCGAAGAACAAAAAAATG AATTTAGAGCAGCTTTTGACATTTTTGTACAAGACGCAGAGGATGGATGTATCAGCACAAAAGAACTGGGAAAAGTCATGAGAATGCTTGGTCAGAGTCCCACTCCAGAAGAGCTGCAAGAGATGATAGATGAGGTGGATGAAGATG GAAGCGGTACTGTAGACTTTGATGAGTTCTTGGTTATGATGGTCCGATGTATGAAAGATGACAGCAAAGGAAAATCAGAAGAGGAATTAGGAGACCTTTTCCGCATGTTTGACAA AAATGCTGATGGATACATTGACCTTGAAGAGCTAAAGACCATGTTAGAAGCAACAGGTGAAACCATCACAGAAGATGACATTGAAGAACTTATGAGAGATGGGGATAAAAATAATGATGACCGAATTGATTATGATG